Proteins found in one Propionispora hippei DSM 15287 genomic segment:
- a CDS encoding DUF441 domain-containing protein, whose translation MSWDNIPLLLILALSVIGQNQSVALAAAVLLILKLLGLTAWFPLLESKGLNWGITLLTIAILAPLASGKISLRDMYASFGNLQGLSAIAIGIFVAWAAGQGITLVKASPETVTSLVLGTVIGVAFFQGIAVGPLIAAGLLSLLMSLLKLLQG comes from the coding sequence ATGTCCTGGGACAATATTCCCTTACTTCTCATCCTGGCATTGTCCGTAATCGGTCAAAATCAATCGGTCGCCCTCGCTGCCGCCGTCCTGCTTATCCTGAAACTGCTGGGACTGACCGCCTGGTTCCCGCTACTGGAAAGTAAAGGTCTGAACTGGGGAATCACCCTGTTAACCATTGCCATTCTCGCGCCGCTGGCTTCAGGAAAAATAAGTTTGCGCGACATGTACGCCTCCTTCGGCAATCTTCAAGGGCTGTCTGCTATTGCTATCGGCATATTTGTAGCCTGGGCTGCCGGCCAGGGCATCACGCTGGTTAAGGCCTCGCCGGAAACGGTGACCTCCCTCGTATTGGGCACAGTGATCGGCGTTGCCTTCTTTCAGGGCATCGCCGTCGGCCCGTTGATTGCTGCCGGGCTGCTTTCCTTGCTGATGAGTCTGCTCAAATTACTGCAAGGCTGA
- the htpX gene encoding zinc metalloprotease HtpX has translation MNSLKTTILLAALTGLLLAIGNMFGGTHGMLLMFIFSILMNFGSYWFSDTIVLKMYNAREVDAQNAPDLIRLVANLAKKAALPMPKVYIIDTNTPNAFATGRNPEHGAVAVTTGIMQALNREELEGVVAHELSHIKNRDTLISTVVATIAGVISMIANMAQWAAIFGTGRSDDDDNGIGGIVGFVFLVVLAPLAATLIQLGVSRTREYQADKTGGLMSGNPLALASALQKIEYYAKHAAMPAATPSTSHLFIINPLSGAGSWMTSLFSTHPSTAERVAKLQQLASQMR, from the coding sequence ATGAACTCACTGAAAACGACAATCTTACTGGCGGCGCTAACCGGGTTATTACTCGCTATAGGCAATATGTTTGGCGGTACGCACGGCATGCTTCTCATGTTCATTTTTTCAATCCTCATGAATTTTGGCAGCTATTGGTTCAGTGACACGATTGTTCTCAAAATGTACAATGCCCGGGAGGTAGACGCACAAAACGCCCCTGATTTAATTCGTTTGGTGGCCAATTTGGCCAAAAAAGCGGCATTGCCAATGCCGAAGGTGTACATTATTGATACCAATACACCCAATGCCTTTGCCACAGGCCGCAATCCGGAGCATGGCGCTGTAGCGGTGACCACAGGCATTATGCAGGCCCTTAACCGGGAGGAACTGGAGGGCGTGGTAGCCCATGAGTTGTCTCACATCAAAAACCGTGATACTCTGATTAGCACTGTTGTTGCCACAATTGCCGGGGTCATTTCGATGATTGCTAATATGGCGCAATGGGCGGCGATCTTTGGTACTGGCCGCAGTGATGATGACGATAACGGAATCGGCGGTATTGTAGGGTTTGTTTTCTTGGTGGTACTGGCTCCCCTGGCAGCGACTTTGATCCAACTGGGTGTATCCCGCACCCGGGAATATCAGGCTGATAAAACCGGCGGACTCATGTCCGGCAACCCCTTGGCCTTAGCCAGCGCCCTGCAGAAAATTGAATACTATGCCAAGCATGCGGCGATGCCTGCGGCGACGCCGTCTACTTCGCATCTTTTTATTATCAATCCGCTTAGTGGCGCAGGCTCCTGGATGACCAGTCTGTTTAGCACTCACCCGTCTACGGCGGAACGGGTTGCCAAGCTGCAGCAATTGGCCAGCCAGATGCGCTAA
- a CDS encoding DUF445 domain-containing protein: MKHKANLILGITLLVCLASYPYRHTLGGGLLCAVASAALAGGLADWFAVTALFRKPLGFPWHTAMIPRKREQMFHAFSVMVQDDLLTGSNMARTLCGYDTTAVILEYLYKQDGKRQVEKLLRLALLALAQQGKARQTAHLLNQLVQKNLANLSLSEPLLLGVAWLLRRKYDAALVVFVLEEVSRLIRQPQFLSMLSPLLAQVQQSYEKEKVRRKVFDQLFQLSADQAGRAIQRALTALLEAMKQPEHPARRLLHNWLRQKMRQVQRDRTLRRQLDNWLKQRLVERRLGEQLFPALQRLLQADTIDRQRLLWELGRLSRYLEQILEEFAGNEAARAAADQVIKQRLCCFVERRGAEIGRLIKNSLEQFSNDWLIGFIEDKVGHDLQMIRINGSLVGGLAGGVIFLLDRAVDFFSV; the protein is encoded by the coding sequence ATGAAACATAAAGCTAACCTGATATTGGGAATTACCCTGTTAGTTTGCCTGGCAAGTTATCCATACCGGCATACCCTGGGCGGCGGTCTACTGTGCGCGGTAGCCAGTGCGGCGCTGGCAGGCGGGTTAGCCGACTGGTTTGCCGTGACGGCCTTGTTTAGAAAGCCGTTGGGCTTTCCCTGGCATACGGCGATGATCCCCCGAAAGCGGGAGCAAATGTTTCACGCTTTTTCTGTTATGGTGCAGGATGACCTGCTGACAGGCAGTAATATGGCCAGGACACTGTGTGGTTATGACACTACGGCGGTTATTCTGGAGTACTTATATAAGCAGGATGGCAAACGGCAGGTAGAAAAGCTGCTTCGTCTAGCACTCTTGGCGTTGGCTCAGCAGGGAAAAGCCCGCCAGACCGCGCATTTGTTGAATCAGTTGGTGCAAAAGAATCTGGCGAACCTTTCCCTGTCGGAACCGCTTTTGCTGGGAGTTGCCTGGTTGCTGCGCCGAAAATATGATGCTGCCCTAGTGGTTTTTGTCCTGGAGGAAGTTAGCCGTCTCATCCGGCAGCCACAGTTTTTGTCGATGCTGTCACCCTTGTTGGCCCAGGTCCAGCAAAGCTATGAAAAAGAAAAAGTCCGGCGGAAGGTATTCGATCAGTTGTTCCAACTATCGGCGGATCAGGCTGGCCGAGCCATTCAACGAGCTTTGACCGCCCTGTTGGAGGCCATGAAGCAACCGGAGCACCCGGCGCGACGGCTGCTTCATAACTGGCTGCGTCAAAAGATGCGGCAAGTCCAAAGAGACCGGACTTTGCGCCGTCAATTGGATAACTGGCTTAAACAACGACTGGTTGAGAGGCGGCTGGGCGAGCAGCTATTTCCGGCGCTGCAGCGCCTCTTGCAGGCTGATACGATAGACAGGCAGCGCCTGCTATGGGAACTGGGACGGTTGTCACGGTACCTGGAACAAATACTGGAAGAATTCGCCGGCAATGAGGCGGCCAGAGCGGCGGCAGATCAGGTGATAAAACAAAGACTATGCTGTTTTGTGGAACGGCGCGGAGCTGAGATTGGCCGCTTGATAAAAAACAGTCTGGAGCAATTCAGCAATGATTGGCTAATAGGTTTCATTGAGGATAAAGTCGGCCATGATCTTCAGATGATCCGGATTAATGGTTCCCTGGTGGGCGGGCTGGCCGGCGGTGTCATTTTTTTGCTTGACCGGGCGGTTGATTTTTTTAGTGTTTAA
- a CDS encoding DUF445 domain-containing protein codes for MSYRYRANWILGLLFALFLLVRVIKQAMPGVFLLDVCHAGLEAALAGGIADWFAVTALFRKPLGFSWHTAILVRNRQRMIEAIADFVERDLLSVAALKQRLAQTSVTTVLIAWVEREGQTQPILTDWLLRHRRLLVAWLHSSVMTQLLENVIKQAATDSLQLAPTAKQAVGWMIEQGYYRHFFDWVAAELLGLVRSDKSKDAIYQYLQEFKASKERSLLGKTVIWLGEQTDSINLEEAAAAVHAELVLAVEEFAGGETPLRTWLEEQVINLAETFQQTADWDEAVEHWKVAVLTQPEVYQTAVKLIQALVADSLTPRSPVHRWLLWQSGRLWRQFKQDAPLRKRLDREARRLVSRMLESRHELIGLVIRQALASFSDERLSRFVESKVGNDLQWIRINGSVVGGLVGIVLFLFLHFLYEPLLAVVH; via the coding sequence ATGTCGTATAGGTATAGGGCCAACTGGATATTGGGATTGCTTTTTGCTTTATTTTTGCTTGTCCGCGTCATAAAACAAGCTATGCCAGGTGTTTTTTTGCTGGATGTATGCCATGCCGGGCTGGAGGCTGCCTTGGCCGGCGGCATTGCCGATTGGTTTGCCGTGACGGCTTTGTTCAGAAAGCCGCTGGGCTTTTCCTGGCACACGGCTATTTTAGTGCGTAACCGCCAGCGGATGATTGAGGCCATCGCCGATTTTGTCGAGCGCGACTTGCTCAGTGTTGCTGCTCTTAAGCAGCGGTTAGCCCAAACTTCAGTTACGACGGTGTTGATCGCCTGGGTGGAGCGGGAGGGACAGACCCAGCCCATTCTGACCGATTGGTTGCTCCGGCATCGCCGTCTGCTCGTTGCCTGGCTGCATTCTTCTGTCATGACCCAATTGTTGGAGAATGTGATTAAACAGGCGGCAACTGACAGCCTGCAACTGGCGCCAACTGCCAAGCAGGCCGTAGGCTGGATGATTGAACAGGGCTATTACCGCCATTTCTTCGATTGGGTAGCTGCCGAATTATTGGGCTTGGTCCGTTCCGATAAAAGCAAGGACGCCATCTACCAATATTTACAGGAGTTCAAGGCAAGCAAGGAGCGGTCATTATTGGGCAAGACTGTCATTTGGCTGGGGGAGCAAACCGACAGTATTAATCTGGAGGAGGCCGCCGCGGCGGTGCATGCCGAGCTGGTACTGGCCGTCGAGGAATTTGCCGGCGGCGAAACACCGCTGCGGACCTGGCTGGAAGAGCAGGTGATCAACCTGGCGGAAACATTCCAGCAGACAGCAGATTGGGATGAAGCCGTAGAGCACTGGAAAGTAGCTGTGCTGACCCAGCCTGAGGTTTACCAGACCGCCGTTAAACTGATCCAGGCCCTGGTAGCCGACTCGCTTACGCCACGGTCGCCTGTGCATCGATGGCTGCTTTGGCAAAGCGGCCGTTTATGGCGGCAGTTTAAACAGGATGCCCCGTTAAGAAAAAGGCTGGACCGGGAAGCCCGCCGATTGGTAAGCCGCATGCTGGAAAGCCGGCATGAGCTGATTGGTTTGGTTATCAGGCAAGCGCTGGCTTCCTTTAGTGACGAACGATTAAGCCGGTTTGTCGAAAGTAAGGTGGGCAATGATCTGCAGTGGATACGGATTAACGGTTCGGTGGTTGGCGGCCTGGTGGGCATCGTACTTTTCTTATTTCTACATTTTCTTTATGAGCCGTTGCTGGCAGTGGTTCAT